From the Cucurbita pepo subsp. pepo cultivar mu-cu-16 chromosome LG05, ASM280686v2, whole genome shotgun sequence genome, one window contains:
- the LOC111794478 gene encoding triosephosphate isomerase, cytosolic-like, which translates to MGRKFFVGGNWKCNGTTEEVKKIVSMLNDAQVPSGDVVDVVVSPPFVFLPLVQSSLRSDFHVAAQNCWVRKGGAFTGEVSAEMLVNLGIPWVIIGHSERRSLLNESSEFIGDKVAYALAQGLKVIACVGETLEQRESGSTLEVVSAQTKAIADKIPSWDNVVLAYEPVWAIGTGKVATPAQAQEVHAELRKWLHNNVSAEVAGSVRIIYGGSVNGANCKELAGQPDLDGFLVGGASLKPEFVDIIKSAV; encoded by the exons ATGGGCAGAAAATTCTTCGTCGGCGGCAACTGGAAATGT AACGGAACAACCGAGGAGGTGAAGAAAATTGTCAGCATGTTGAATGATGCCCAAGTTCCATCGGGAGATGTTGTCG ATGTTGTTGTGAGTCCACCTTTTGTGTTTCTTCCCCTGGTTCAGAGTTCGTTGCGTTCCGATTTTCATGTTGCTGCTCAGAACTGTTGGGTTCGTAAGGGCGGTGCTTTTACTGGAGAAGTTAG TGCTGAGATGCTTGTCAATTTGGGAATTCCATGGGTGATTATTGGCCATTCTGAAAGAAGAAGTCTTCTGAATGAGTCCAGTGAG TTTATTGGAGATAAAGTTGCATATGCCCTTGCTCAAGGCCTTAAAGTAATTGCTTGTGTTGGAGAGACTCTTGAGCAACGAGAGTCAGGATCAACATTGGAAGTTGTTTCTGCACAAACTAAAGCAATTGCAG ATAAAATCCCTAGCTGGGACAATGTTGTTTTGGCTTATGAGCCGGTTTGGGCAATTGGAACAGGGAAAGTTGCAACCCCTGCTCAAGCTCAGGAA GTCCATGCTGAATTGAGGAAATGGCTTCACAATAATGTTAGTGCTGAAGTTGCTGGATCAGTTAGAATTATATATGGAG GTTCTGTAAACGGTGCAAACTGCAAAGAGTTGGCTGGACAGCCTGATTTGGACGGATTTTTGGTTGGTGGAGCTTCACTAAAG CCCGAGTTCGTGGACATTATCAAGTCTGCAGTATGA